Below is a window of Ruegeria sp. THAF33 DNA.
ATCGTTCGAGGGCTGAGACTGGACCCGCGAACATATCTGTCGCCTTTGATCTTCGGCAATACCGGAAATCTGGGCCTGCCGCTGTGTATCTTTGCCTTTGGTCAGATTGGTCTGGGATATGCTGTTGTCTTTCTGTCAGTTACCGCATTGTTTTCTTTCACTTACGGGATTTATCTGGTCGCCGGGAAAGGGGCGTGGGGACAGGTTGCGCGCCAACCAATGGCCTGGGCGACGATCCTTGGCGCAGTGTTTTTGTGGCAAGGATGGCAGACGCCGACATTTCTGACCAACACGCTGGAGCTTTTGGGGCAAATGGCTGTTCCGCTGATGTTGGTCACGTTGGGTGTGGCAATCGCCCGCCTGACCTCGCACAGCTTGGGGCGGGCGCTGTGGCTGTCAGCGCTGAAACTGGCGGTGTGCTTTACGCTGGGATGGGGAATCGGACGATGGTTTGATTTGGATACGATCGCATTTGGCGTTCTGGTTCTTCAAATCTGTACGCCGGTTGCCGTAACCTCTTACCTGTTGGCCGAACGGTTTGGGGCCGATTCCGACGCCGTCGCCGGCATGGTCATGGTGTCCACAGTGCTTTCCGTAGCGGCGTTACCGGCTGTTCTGGCTATCATTTTATAGCGATTGTGATTTCCTCAGCGCTCAATCTGCGCTAGAATACACAAAAAAAGGCACGAGGCACATGAGCAGAATTCTTTTCGTACTCCTAGGGGTGCTGCTTCTGGCATCCTGTGGGGGCGGTTCCAAACAGCCGCCCAGCAGATTAAACGATGCGTGCAGTATTGCGCGTGAAAAACCCGACTATATCAAAGCCTTCAAGAACACCGAGCGCAAATGGGGCGTACCGGTTCACGTTCAGATGGCGACCATCTATCAGGAAAGCCGCTATCGGCACGATGCGCGCACTCCGCATAGATACGTATTGGGCGTCATCCCGATGGGTCGTCAAAGCAGCGCTTACGGCTATGGTCAGGCACTGGACGGCACATGGGAACAGTACCAGCGTGAAACAGGAAAACGCCGGGCCAAGCGCGATCGCATCCGCGACGCCTCGGATTTTATCGGCTGGTACATGAACAAAAGCTACGAGCGAAACGGTATCCACCCGGCAGATACGCGCAATCAATACCTGGCCTATCACGAAGGTCACACAGGGTACGCCCGTGGCAGCTACAACAGCAAATCCTGGTTGTTGAACGTTGCCAATGACGTAGACGCACGCGCACAACTATATCAGGCACAGTTGGCAAACTGCCGGTATTGACACATACAAGCGGGTCAGCGATTGCCTGACCCGCTTCTCTTTTTGTCCGAGAACAGCTTCTGATCAAGGCGACCGCCTTCATTCATGGCGCCCAGCAATACCGTTGTCTGGCTGCCCGCATTGTCGTGAATCACCCACTTGCGCAGCTCGACCGGATTGTCCGTGAACATCAGTTCGATCCGGCCCGCTTCGGGGTTCTTGGGATCCTGCGCGGTGACGACGGTGGCCGTGCCGTCAAAGCTGTGACCTACAACCATATTCGCCTGGCTCAGGTTCACGTTGCGCGCCAGCACGATGGACAGTGGTGTGCGCTTAAGCGGGTATTGCTCGGGCGGCTGGTTCGATTTCGGATCAAAGATCTGAACGCTTCCGGATCTTGCCAGCACCACGGCACTGTTGGGCGGGTCATATTCAAACCGCATCTTGCCGGGGCGCTGCATCCACAGCTTGCCGGTGCTCAGCGAGCCATCGTCATTCACCTGGGTGAATGTCGTCTGAACCGTCTTCAACCCGTTCAGGTAATTGGAAATCTGAGAGAGCGGCAGCTTCTCCGCCGCCCATGCGGCGGGTGCGGCCAGTGTCAAAGCAAGGGCAAAAGCAATCTGTTTCATGCCGTACAGATAGGTCTTTTGCCCTTGTTATTAAATATCCTATTGCTCGGGGACGAGGATTTCGCGTTTCCCGACATGATTTGCTGACGAAACAACACCTTCGTCTTCCATTTGCTCAACCAGCCGCGCAGCCTTGTTGTAGCCGATGGCAAGTTTTCGCTGAATATACGAGGTCGAGCATTTGCGATCCTTGATCACGATTGCCACCGCCTGATCGTACAACGCGTCCTCTCCGTTCGTATTGCCGCCTGTGTTCAGGCCCAAAACGGCATCGATATTGTCAGCCTTTTCCTCGGCCGGACCGTCGACGACACCGCCAATGTAGTCCGGCGGACCGAACTGTTTCAGGTGGTTGACAACTTCCTCGACCTCTTCATCCGAGACAAAGGGCCCGTGGCAGCGGGTAATCTTGGCACCGCCGGCCATGTAAAGCATGTCGCCCTGCCCCAGCAGCTGTTCGGCCCCCATTTCACCCAGAATCGTGCGGCTGTCGACTTTCGACGTCACCTGGAACGAAATCCGCGTTGGGAAGTTCGCCTTGATCGTACCAGTGATCACGTCAACCGAGGGGCGCTGTGTGGCCATGATCAGGTGAATGCCCGAGGCCCGCGCCATCTGCGCCAGACGCTGGATGCAGGCTTCGATTTCCTTTCCCGCCACCATCATCAGGTCGGCCATCTCATCGACGATGACAACGATATAGGGCATCGCTTCGGGCGCGAATTCTTCCGTCTCGAACGTTGGTTCACCGGTTTCATCGTCAAACCCGGTTTGCACCGTGCGGCTGAACATCTCGCCTTTGGCCAGCGCATCCTTCACCCGGCCGTTATAGCCCGCGATGTTGCGGACGCCCATTTTGGACATCTTGCGATAGCGATCTTCCATCTCGCCCACGACCCATTTCAGGGCGACCACCGCTTTTTTCGGGTCGGTCACAACCGGTGAGAGCAGATGCGGGATGCCGTCATAGACCGACAGTTCCAGCATCTTCGGGTCGATCATGATCAGGCGGCATTCATCCGGCGTCAGCTTGTACAGCAGCGACAGGATCATGGTGTTGATCGCCACCGACTTACCGGAACCGGTTGTACCAGCAATCAGTAAGTGAGGCATCTTGGCGAGGTTTGCCACGACGGACTCGCCGCCGATATCCTTGCCCAAGGCCAACGGCAGTGCCTGGTTGCCATCGCCAAAATCGCGGCTGGCCAGGATTTCGCGCAGAACCACCATTTCGCGGTTTTCGTTCGGCAGTTCGATGCCGATCACCGAACGGCCCGGAAGGGTCGAAACCCGCGCTGACAGTGCCGACATCGAACGCGCGATGTCATCGGCCAGGCCGATCACGCGGCTTGCCTTCAGCCCCGGAGCGGGCTCCAGTTCGTACATGGTGACGACCGGGCCGGGGCGAACGCTGACGATCTCACCCTTCACGCCGTAATCATCCAGAACGTTTTCCAGCATCCGCGCGTTTTCTTCCAAGGCTTCATCGCTCAGATGGTGGCGCTGAATGCTGGCCGGATTCGACAAAAGGCCCAGAGGTGGCAGTTCGAAGTCCGAGTGCCGCTCTTCAAAGGATAATGCAGGCTGTGCCTCGGCCTGTGCGCGGCGAGACGGTTGCGGTGTGCGGCGTACCGGTTGCGCGACCACGGGCTTGCGCGGCTCGGCCACCGGGATTTTCATCGCCGGGCGTGGTTGCAAAACAGCTTCTTCGACATCCTCGAATACCTCGTCCTCCAGATCCGGCTCGGGTGCATAGTGGTTCCGCATGGGTTCGGGCGCATTTTCAAACGGCGTGGATTCTTGCCAGTCTGGCATGTCACCCGCTGTTACGGGCGGCTCGGGCGGCAGTCCTGCTGCTGTCACCGGCGGTTCCATTGGCAGGCCATCCGGCTGGCTTGCGTTCAGGATCAGCGGGCCCGGGCGACGGCCACGGCCCTTGGTCAGCGGAAGGTTCGGGTCGGGTTCGGGTGTCAACTCACCGGTGGCCACTTTTCGATTGCGCACAGCGGCCGAGATTTTCGAACGGATGCGATCTTCACCCGGCATTTCGTCGAAACCCGCGATTGGTTCCGGATCGACCAGCTCTGGCTCGGGCATGGGATCGGGGCGCCTGATGAGTGACGGCATGCGCGCCAACAGACCGGACTTGACCGGAGGTTCGGGACTTTCCAGTTCAGGTTCTTCAAAGATTGGATCGGCATAAGCCAGATCATCCTCGAACACGGCCTCGGCCGCTGCGGTTCGCGCAAGTTTGCGCTCTTCCCATTGCGCGCGACGATCTCGTGCCGCCTGCGCAGCCGAGGCTGCACCACGGCCCATCAGGGTCATCAGCATGTCATATGCCATCACAAGCCCCAGCAAGAAGGCCCGGAAACCCCGCTTGACATCGGTTTTGGTGAAACCCAGCACAAAAATACCCAGCGCAATCATCCCGACCGCCATGGCCAGCGACATCAGCTTCACCAGAAAATGTGACGAAATCGGCAACAGCGTCAACAACGCGCCCATGACCGTATCGCCGAACAAACCGCCCAGACCATAACTGTGAGTCGCGCGCCAGTCTGCATCAGGAACGAGGGTTGCGGCATACACCGAGACGACGGCGATCCAGATCGGCGCAAAAATCAGACGCGCAATGGCGCGATCTTCCCCGAAATGGCCCGCAAACCGAAAACCCCAACCGATCAGAACCAATGCGATGCCCCAGCTTCCCCAGCCGACGATCATGAACAAGGGTGCGGCGATCGAGGCCCCAATCCGCCCCATCCAATTTTGCACCGGCGCGTCGGTGGACACCATCCAGTTTGGATCATCGGGCGTGTAGGACCAGATCATCGCGGCCGCAGCCAAACCCAGCAGGATCAGGGCGATGCCGATCAACTCTTTGCTGCGTCGCTCAAGGGCTGCCTGCGTTGTGCTGTCCAGCAATGGATCGCGGTTGCGCGCGTTATATGATGCCATTTTGCCCTCGTACCTCACGAATAGATGCAGTCGCGGAGTGTGATCAGACCACGCTGCAACTCTGTTTTTGGGGCCACCAATGCAGCCCGGATAAATCCTTCGCCCGGGTTCTTTCCCGGATCGCCTTGTGAAAGATATGCGCCCGGCAGGACCCGGACACCGGTTTCCTTCCAGACTTTCAATGCGGTGTCTTCACCATTCTCGACCGGCAGCCACAGAAAGAAACCGGCCTCGGGCGCCATATAGCCTTGCACGCCTGCGAATACCTCATCCGCAATGGCGTACTTTTCCTGATACAGCGCGCGGTTTTCGCGAACGTGTTCCTCATCCGCCCAAACCTTTGCTGCGGCGGCTTGCAAGGGCAGAGGCAGAGGCGACCCGGCATAGGTGCGCAACTGCTTGACCTGTTTGATCGTCTTTGGACCACCGGCGATAAGCCCCGACCGCAAGCCAGCCAGATTCGAGCGTTTGGAGAGTGAGTTGAACAGCGTGATCCGTTCAGGATTAGCACCCAGTTCCTGTGCGACAGTCAGAATACCTGTCGGGGCTTCTTCACGGTAAATCTCGGAATAGCACTCATCCGCAAAAATACGGAAATCGTACTGCTCGGCCAGACGGATCAGGTCGGCCCAGTACTCGCGCGAGGCAACGGCCCCCTGCGGATTGGCGGGTGAACAGATATAGGCCACGGCGGTGCGGTTCAGCACGTCCGCAGGCAGGCCGGCATAGTCCGGCAGATGGCCCGTGGCAGCGGTGGCGGGCACAAAATAAGGCTGCGCGCCGACCGACAGCGAGGCGACCATGTAGACCTGATAAAACGGGTTCGGGCACAGGATGATCGGCTGCTGACCGTTCTTCTGTTCCGGGCACAAAGCCATGGCTGCGTTGTATAGCCCCTCGCGCGTGCCGTTCAGCGCCATCACGTTGGCATCAGGGTCCATCTGAACCCCATATCGCCGCTTGATCCAATCCGTAGTCGCCGTGCGCAGGTCATCCGACCCTTCGTTCGGGGGATATCCCTGGAACCCGGCGGCGTTTTCCATGATGACATCCGTCACCCAAGCCGGAAAATCATGTGTCGGTGCACCAATGGTCATGTGAACGACATCACCGCCCGGCTGGTGGTGATCCAACAGGGCGCGCAGACGCGGGAATGCATAAGCCGGTAGGTTCGAAAACCGCTCGGGGAAAACCATGGTACTGCCTCAATATCGGGGTCATTGGCGCCCCGCTTTTTTGGCAGATTACAGTCCGTGTGCCTCTTCGTCCAGACAAAGAGGTTCCGAATCAGGGGATTGTGGCATTCAGGCCAGCACCGTTTCCGCTGCCGAACCCAGCCGCAACAACGCCTCTTCCGAGCCGGGATAGCCCAGCATCATCAACCCGCAGCCAGGCGTTCCGGTGGGCAGGCTCAGCGCCGCCAGCCCCATCAGATTGCCAATCCGCGTGTTCCGCAGGGCCAGAAGATTCTCGGTTACGTAATAGTCGTGATCGCTGAGCAAGCGCTCCAGATTGGGCGGCAAAATCGGCGCTGTCGGCGCCAGAACCGCGTCAAACCCGGCGGTTGCCGCGTCCCAGGCGCTGCGGCATGCCTTGAGTTTGGCCCAGGCCGCCACATAGTCGGGGCCCGAATAGCCCATGCCAATGCGGAAGCGTTCGAGAATCTCGGGATACATTGCCTCGGGATTGGCTTCGATGACATCGCGCCACAGCCCATAGGCCTCGGTCGTGTATACGATGCTGGTCAACGTCATGGCCTCGTTCAACTCGGGAACTTCCAACGGCACGATCTCGGCCCCCGCGTCGGCAAGTTGGGCAACGGCTTCGTCATATGCCTTGCGCGGTGTGTCACGCAGGTCGTCCTTGGCAATGTTCTGCAAATCGGCAAAACGGCGTCCTTTAAGCGAAGCGCCACGCAGATCAGAAGGTGTTCCCCCCTCGAGCAGAGCCAGCATATGCGCTGCGTCCTCGACCGAACGCGCCACAGGCCCAACCGTGTCGAAACGCAGGCACAGCGGCACCACACCCTCCAGGCTGAGCCGCCCCGCAGTGGTTTTCAGCCCCACCAGATCATTCCAAGCCGCCGGGATACGCACCGAACCGCCCGTGTCCGAGCCGATGCCACACGCTGCCAACCCCCAGGCGACCGAGGCCGCCGCCCCCGAAGATGACCCCCCGGGCACTGCTGCCTCGTCATGAATGCAGGGCGGGGTTTCGGTGATCGGATTCAACCCAAGGCCGGAAAAGGCCAGCTCGCTCATATGCGTCTTGCCCAGGCAAACGGTGCCCATCTGAGTCGCATTGCGCAGCACCAGCGCATCCGCATCCGGCACGCGATCCTTCAGCAGAGCCGAACCCGCCTCGGTCACGGTGCCGGCGGTGTCGAACAGATCTTTCCAACTGATCGGGACCCCGTCCAGCAGCGACCGGCGCAGGCCCAGTTGCGCTCGTTGCCGAGCGGCTTCAGCCTCAGCCCGCGCGCGGTCATGGGTGACGCGGGCATAGATGCGGTCCCGATGCGGATGAGCGTCAATAGCGGACAGGTAGGTTTCCGTCAGTTCGACGGGATCGATCTGACCCATGCCAATGCCACGGCCCAAATCACACGCGGTCATTGTCAACCAATCCTGCATCTTGCCCCTCCGGAATTTTCGGCTTTGGGTGACGGTAGCGACAGGACTGCACATGGACAATCCCGAAAGGGCGCGCATATTGCAGGGCATGACACAGGCTTCTGACATTCTGATCGTGGGCGGCGGGTTGAACGGCCCTGCTTTGGCGCTGGCACTGGCACAAACCGGTCATTCGGTCACGGTGATTGATGCGCTGGCCGAAAAGGTGCGCAAGAACGCGGCATTCGACGGGCGCGCCTATGCGCTGGCTCTGGCCTCACAGCGGTTGTTGGATGCCATCGGCATTTGGGACCGCGTCGCGCAGCACGCCCAACCGATGCTGGAAATCAAGGTCACAGATGGCCATGCCGGAACAGGGCCATCGCCTTTTTTCATGCATTTCGACCATGCCGAAATCGAAGAAGGCCCGATGGGATATATGGTCGAGGATCGCCACCTGCGCCGTGCTTTTCTGGACGCGATGGCCGAAGAACCGCGCATCACCCAGGTAAGCGGCAAATCCGTCGTTTCGCAACAGGCCGACGCGGCCAGCGTGACCGTGACGTTGGATGACGGCACAACCCTGGGCGGCAGCCTGCTGGTTGGCTGTGACGGTCGCCGCAGCGGAACCGCGTCACGGGCCGGCATCAAACGCACCGGTTGGGATTACGGCCAGACGGCATTGGTCTGCGCCATCGAACATGAGCTGCCACATAATGGCGTTGCACATCAGTTTTTCATGCCACCCGGTCCGCTGGCGATTCTGCCGTTGACCGGCAATCGCAGTTCCATCGTCTGGAGCGAACGCACCGACACCGCACAGCACATCAACGCCCTGCCCGAGGACGACTACGTGCAAGTGCTGCGCCCGCGATTTGGCGATTTTCTTGGTGAAATCAGTCTGGCGGGTGATCGTTTCACTTATCCGCTGAACCTGACCATCGCCAATTCCTTCATCAGCGATCGCATGGCGCTGGTCGGGGATGCCGCGCACGGAATGCACCCCATTGCCGGTCAGGGCCTGAACGCTGGCCTGCGCGATGTCGGCGCTCTGGCTGAGGTTCTGACTTTGGCGGGACGGCGCGGCGAGGATATCGGCTCGTTGATGGTACTGGAGCGCTATCAGGAATGGCGCCGTTTCGACACGGCCTCGCTGGCGATGGCGACGGATGTCTTCAACAAGCTGTTTTCCAACGACAACCCGCTGCTGCGGCTTGGACGTGACATTGGCATGGGGGTTGTCGGCGCTTTGCCCGGCCTCCGTCGCGGTTTCGTTCGCGAAGCGGCCGGGCTGACCGGTGATCTGCCCAAGCTGTTGCAAGGGCGCCCGATTTAATCCAGCTGCCGGGCCTCATCGACCAGCATGACCGGAATGCCGTTGCGGATGGGAAAAGCCAAACCCGCCGCTTTTGAAACAAGCTCTCGCTTTTCGGCGTCATAGTGCAGGGTCGTATGTGTCTTCGGGCAGATCATCGCCTCGAGCATGTGGCGATCAAAGGCGTGTTCAGGGTCGGTCATTGCAGTTTTTCCTCGTTTGATCCGCCGCGCAAGGCGAATTCAATCAGCGTCACCAACGTTTCGCGCCGGGTGCGCAGGCAGGGGGCTTCCAGCAGGGCCTGTTTGTCCTCGGGGTCGAAATCCAGAAGCATCGACAGGGAATTCACCAAAAGCTCATCCTCTGCGTCCTTGAGCGAATCCCAGTCGGTGGACAATTGACGGGATGAAAAGAAACGCTCCAACAGTGTCAGGAACGCGTTGCGGTCAAACCCGTTGTCTTTCTCGGCCTTTCCCAGATCACGGTCGAACCCGTCCCACGAGACCGCGCACCTCCGGTAGGGCGTGAACGAATCCAGCTCTGACATGACCCTGAACCGGGATATACCGGTCAACGTGATCAGGTACCGGCCATCTTCGGTTTCCGAAAACTGCGTCACCCGCCCTGCGCATCCAATACGGTGCAACTTGTCTTCGTCATTGACCGAAGGATTTGGCTGAACCATTGCGATCAACCGTTCCTTGGTTTTCAGCGCGTCGTCCAGCATCTGAAGATAGCGAGGCTCGAATATGTGAAGCGGCAAGCGCGAACGCGGGAGCAGCAGCGCCCCGGGCAAGGGAAAAACTGATACCGTTTCCGGCAGGTCGGCGGGATGCATCATGTACCCGACTCTAGCTCTGATGAGAGATTAGGCAAATATCATAGAACTGAGTTTGCGACGTCCGTTCAGAACAATCGGGTCATTGGGCTTGAGCGCATCGAAGATGGTGAAAAGCTGTGTCTTGGCTGCGCCTTCATTCCATTCACGATCCCGGCGGAACAGTTCCAGCAATTGTGCCACGGCTTCTTCCACATTGCCGTTCGCATGCAGCGCCTGCGCCAGATCAAAGCGGGCCTGATGGTTGTCCGGATCCGCCTCGACTGCTGCCGTCAGCTCGGCGACGGGGCCGGCATCTGCCGCCTGCTTGGCGAGCTCCAGCTGCGCATGTGCGGCCTCCAGCTCGGCCGATGTGGAGATCTCGGCCGGAGCGCCGTTCAGGATCGCTTCTGCCTGCTCCAGATCACCGGTGGCGATATGCGCCCGCACAAGCCCACCGTACGCCGCGGCGTGGTTCGGATCTTCGCCCAGAATTGCGGCAAAGGTCTGAGCCGCGTCCGCAGCCGCGCCTTCGGCAAGCATTTCCTCGGCAGCCTGCACGGCATCATCCAGTTGGCCCCCCGGGCTTTCACCACCAGCGGCTTCGATCACACGGTCGACGAAAGCCTTGATCTCGGATCCCGGCAACGCGCCTTGAAACCCGTCCACAGGCTGGCCCTTGAAAAAGGCATAGACGGTCGGGATCGACTGGATGCGCATTTGCGCGGCAATTGTCTGCGCCTCATCGACATTGATCTTGACCATCTTCACCGCGCCTTTCGCGGCTGTCACGGCCTCTTCCAGCATCGGCCCAAGGGTTTTGCACGGGCCACACCAAGGTGCCCAGAAATCGACGATCACAGGTGTTTCCTGCGAGGTTTCGACCACATCGGCCATGAAAGTGGCCTCGGTCCCGTCTTTGATCAGATCGGTTGCTGGGGCGTTTCCGCCGTTCAGAAGGTCCATGGCAATCACTCTTTCGTTCGAACTTGCGCCCTATATGCAGCCGCTTGCCGCGGAAACCAAGGGCTGAGTTGCGGATCAGACGTCGAAACTGGCAAAGACCGGAGCGTGATCGCTGGGTTTTTCCCATCCACGGGCGTCCCGCAGAATACGGCTGGAATGGCCCGCGTTCGAGATATCGGCCGTCGCCCAGATATGGTCCAGCCGGCGCCCCTTGTCCGCCGCATCCCAGTCCCGGGCGCGATAGGACCACCAGCTGTAAAGCTGCCCTTCCGGGATGTCCTGACGGGTGATATCGACCCAGCCACCTGCTTCCTGTGTCTCGGCCAGATGCTCGACCTCGATGGGCGTGTGCGAGACGACCTTCAGCAGTTGTTTGTGTGACCACACATCATCCTCACGCGGAGCGATGTTCAGGTCGCCGACAAGGATGGATTTAGCCGGCTTTTCCGCACGGAACCAATCGCGCATATCAGTGAGATAGTCGAGCTTCTGGCCGAATTTCTCATTTACGTTCCGGTCCGGCACGTCGCCGCCCGCCGGGACATAGAAATTGTGGATCGTGACACCATTTTCCAACCGCCCGGCAATATGGCGGGCATGTCCGAGACCCGCGAAATCCCTGTCGCCCACCTCTTCCATCGGCAGGCGCGACAGGATGGCGACACCGTTGTAACCCTTTTGCCCGCGCGCGATCATGTGGGTGTAGCCCAGTTCGGCAAACCCTTCGGTCGGGATCTTCTCAACCGGTGACTTGCACTCTTGCAGGCACAATACATCAGGGGCTTCTTCTTGCAGCAATTTCAGCACGATAGGCTCGCGCAGGCGAACAGAATTGATGTTCCATGTGGCAAGGGTGAAAGGCATGTCGGGGATTCCTTTGTCGCGATTGGCGCAGGTTAGCGTGGCACAACGCCAGTTGCCACGAGAAAAGGCGGCCCGATGCCAGGACCACAGGCCGGCAGTTAGGCGGGCGTCACGTTCGTGCTTTCCCTTGCCCTGATATCTCGCCTGATGCAGACTTGTCTGCAAATGAGGAATGTCTGTTTCACCGCTGGGTCTGTTCGCGAACAGACCGGCCCGGCACCATGCATTGGGAGGAGTGTGTCATGGCATCCGAGACCGCAGGCTCCACGCCACCGGAGAATCTGACGCCGCAGCAGCGGGACATGCCGCAGGTCAACAGGATCACGACGGATGACATCAGGGCGTCGCTGAAAGCCGGGTTTTCCGACTTTCTGGCCCGCCCTGTCCTGAGCGGCTTTTTCGGTCTGTTCTATGCAGTATTCGGAATTCTGCTGGTTTGGGCTCTGATCTGGCTTGGCCAGATCTGGATGATCATTCCCGCCATTGTCGGCTTTCCGCTGGTCGCACCTTTTGCCGCCGCCGGGCTTTATGAAATGTCGCGCCGCTTGCAGCAAGGCGAAAGCTTTGGCTGGGCTGAAATCCTCAGCGTCATGGCCAATCAACGCAAACGCGAATTGGGGTGGATGGCCTTTGTCACACTTTTCATTTTCTGGGTGTGGATCTACCAGGTCCGGCTTTGGCTGGCGATCATCCTCCAGAACGCATCCTTCTCGGATTTCGACGGGTTTTTGAACACCGTTTTCTTCACGCCGCAGGGTTGGATCTTCCTTGCCGTAGGCACCTGTGTCGGCGCGTTCCTGTCGGCCGTGCTGTTTTCGGTGACCGTCGTCGCCATGCCCTTGCTTTTGGACCGGGAAACCAACTTCATCTCTGCCATGTTGACCTCTTTGCGCGTCGTGTCCGAAAGCCCGGCGGTCATGCTCAGCTGGGCGGCGATCATCTCGGTCACCATACTGTTGTCGCTGGTTCCAGCGTTTCTGGGCCTGATCTTTACCCTTCCGATCCTTGGTCACACCACGTGGCACCTTTACCAGCGCGCCGTTGCCCCGGCGGAAGGGTGAACGCGGCAGAACTCACCTCCATCATTGGTCGAATATCGGTCAGTGCTGCTGTCTGCCTTCTGTGGAAACCACCCCTCAGCAGCGAAAAAAAGCCGGGCCATTCGGCCCGGCAGTCCAACAGGGAGGTACATGTCATAACCCGGACATGCACGGGTTGGGAGTAACCTAATTATGAGTGCAGAGTATCACTTTGATCCACATCAATCCACAACCAGTTAAGACACGAGCCTATATCCACCCGATTCTGTGACCAAAAGGCGCGCATTGGACGGATCGGGCTCGATCTTCTGACGCAGGCGATAGATGTGGGTTTCCAGCGTGTGGGTC
It encodes the following:
- a CDS encoding Trm112 family protein gives rise to the protein MTDPEHAFDRHMLEAMICPKTHTTLHYDAEKRELVSKAAGLAFPIRNGIPVMLVDEARQLD
- a CDS encoding exodeoxyribonuclease III — its product is MPFTLATWNINSVRLREPIVLKLLQEEAPDVLCLQECKSPVEKIPTEGFAELGYTHMIARGQKGYNGVAILSRLPMEEVGDRDFAGLGHARHIAGRLENGVTIHNFYVPAGGDVPDRNVNEKFGQKLDYLTDMRDWFRAEKPAKSILVGDLNIAPREDDVWSHKQLLKVVSHTPIEVEHLAETQEAGGWVDITRQDIPEGQLYSWWSYRARDWDAADKGRRLDHIWATADISNAGHSSRILRDARGWEKPSDHAPVFASFDV
- a CDS encoding LON peptidase substrate-binding domain-containing protein; the encoded protein is MMHPADLPETVSVFPLPGALLLPRSRLPLHIFEPRYLQMLDDALKTKERLIAMVQPNPSVNDEDKLHRIGCAGRVTQFSETEDGRYLITLTGISRFRVMSELDSFTPYRRCAVSWDGFDRDLGKAEKDNGFDRNAFLTLLERFFSSRQLSTDWDSLKDAEDELLVNSLSMLLDFDPEDKQALLEAPCLRTRRETLVTLIEFALRGGSNEEKLQ
- a CDS encoding DUF2189 domain-containing protein, whose amino-acid sequence is MASETAGSTPPENLTPQQRDMPQVNRITTDDIRASLKAGFSDFLARPVLSGFFGLFYAVFGILLVWALIWLGQIWMIIPAIVGFPLVAPFAAAGLYEMSRRLQQGESFGWAEILSVMANQRKRELGWMAFVTLFIFWVWIYQVRLWLAIILQNASFSDFDGFLNTVFFTPQGWIFLAVGTCVGAFLSAVLFSVTVVAMPLLLDRETNFISAMLTSLRVVSESPAVMLSWAAIISVTILLSLVPAFLGLIFTLPILGHTTWHLYQRAVAPAEG
- the trxA gene encoding thioredoxin, encoding MDLLNGGNAPATDLIKDGTEATFMADVVETSQETPVIVDFWAPWCGPCKTLGPMLEEAVTAAKGAVKMVKINVDEAQTIAAQMRIQSIPTVYAFFKGQPVDGFQGALPGSEIKAFVDRVIEAAGGESPGGQLDDAVQAAEEMLAEGAAADAAQTFAAILGEDPNHAAAYGGLVRAHIATGDLEQAEAILNGAPAEISTSAELEAAHAQLELAKQAADAGPVAELTAAVEADPDNHQARFDLAQALHANGNVEEAVAQLLELFRRDREWNEGAAKTQLFTIFDALKPNDPIVLNGRRKLSSMIFA